The nucleotide window TTGTCGAATCCGGTCGGCTCGGCCGCGCGGACCGTCTCGATCGGACAGTGGGTCTTGAAGAACTGTCTATACGCCGTCTGCACGGCTACGTGGTCCCCGGACAAACTGTAGTCCAGCCTGCGCAGTTCGAAACGGTCCATCGTCAGTGCTCCTCACCGAAGAAGAATTCCCGTGCGTTGCCGCACAGATAGTTGTCCAGCACGTTGGGGGGCAGATCCAGCGCAAGTGCCTCGGGTATGACCCTGCGCATCGGTAGTACCGGCCAATCCGACGCGAAGATCACCTTGTTCTTGCCCCGCGTCCGCATGAAATGCAGCAGGCTTTCCGGAAGTCTCTTGGGCGACCAGGCCGATGTCATCAGCCGCAGATTGGCGTACTTGAGCAGCAGGCGGATCGCCACATCCCACCATGGATCGGCACCATGGATCATGCATAGCCGAAGCTCCGGAAATCGGACACACACCCGGTCGAGATGCATGGGATGCTGGACCTCCCCGGGAATCGGTGGTCCGGGGATTCCGGTATTAACACAGAGCGGAAGCTCGAGTTCAGCGCATTTGGCATAGAGCGGGTAGTACACGGCATCGCTGGGTGGATATTGTCCGTCACCCCAAAAGCTAGGCCCCACAACGGCATATGCGACCGGAAGCGCTTTGACCAGCGCGCTCAATTCGCGCAACGATCGTACCGGGCGCAGCAGTCTGACCCCGCCCATGGCCAGCGCAAACCGATCCGGTTTGGCTTCGACGAACTTGCGCGCCGTGCTGGACGGATTGGCCAGCGAGTCCATCAAGATTGCTTTCCGCACACCCTGCTCGTCCATCTCGGCCAGCAGTTCGGCCAGGCCGACCTGCGCAAACACCGACTCCGGTCGGTTGAAATAGTCGTCGCGGACCTTCAGCATCCAGTTAGGCTGAGATTCGGCTTCGCCGAAGTGAACATTCACCAGGCAGTCAATGGCAGTGTGAGTCATCCTAATTCCTTTGCCGAAAGCTGTTGTTCGGCTAGCTGTTTAGCCCACCGATAGTTTGGCTTTCCGTTGCCCAGCCGCTCAATCTGCTTGACGAAGATAAGCGCCTTGGGCGCCTTGAAGTGCGCCAGCCGCGAAATACAGCAGGCGTAGAGATCGTGCTCATCGGCGCTGACCCCCGGATGTGTGGCCACCAGCCCGACAACCTCTTGGCCCCAACGCTCGCTGGACCGTCCAACCACCAACGCGTCGGCAACGTCGGGATGCGCCCGCAGCACCTCCTCGACCTCTTCGACGAATACCTTTTCGCCACCGGTGTTCACCACCAGCGAGTCGCGACCAAGCAGGCGGATGCTACCGTCCGCCTCGATGGTGGCCCGGTCTCCGGGTATGACGACGCGTCGCCCTTCGATTTCGGGAAATGTACGTTGGGTAGCCTCCGCGTCGTTGAAGTAGCCGAGCGGGATCCGTCCCATCCTTGCCGCCCAACCGATCTCGCGCTCGCCCGGCCGTAGAAAGCGGGTGCGATCGGCGGAGGCAATCGCTCCGCCCGATCTCATTTCGAAGGCCTCGCTCGCAACTCCGCCGCGACTGTGACCAAAAGCCATGTTACCGGTTTCCGATGACCCATAGCCCTCGATGATCGTCACGTGCGGCAAGCATTCCATCAGTGCCCGTTTGTATTTCGGGTTTGTGGCAGCACCGCCGGTGCCAATCGCCTGCAGAGCAGATAGCCCATAGGGATGCGCCCGCAGTTCGGCGATCAGTGGACCGGCGTACGCATCACCGACCATGGTGACCATGCTCACCCCTTCGCGCTCCGCGGTTGCCCATACCGACCTCACGTCGAACTTTCTGCGGTCGTCGTACAACACCACGGGCACCCCGTTGAGGAAAGCGGAGAACGCGGTCCACATGCCGGCCGCGTGCATCAGCGGTGACACCGCGAACCACGGCCGACCGCTGCCGCGAATCTTCTGGTGGATCTCGTCAACGTGAGCGTGATCGGCCCCCACCATAGACGCCACGTACATGTCGCCCTGGCGCCATAGCACGCCCTTGGGGCGCCCCGTGGTTCCGCCGGTGCACATCATGATCAGGTCATCCGGCGACCCGGCCACCGACAGTTGCGGATCGCCGGCGGCCAGCACGTCGTCCAACGGAACCGCACCGGGAAGCGGTGGCGCATCGCTTCCGTCCTCTATCGAGATCATCAGCTCCGCTCCGGCGGACGGCAGCACTTCACCGAACCGCGCACCGAGGCAGCGGTGATAGATGACGACGCGGGGCCGCACGTAGTCGAGTAGGTCACTGATCTCGCCCGCCAAGTAGTAATGGTTCACGTTGACCGGGACAGCACGAGCCTTCAAACAACCGATCACCATGTCGGGGTAGAGGTCGTTGAACATGATGAGGGCCACCCGGTCCTGTCCGCATTCCCAGCGCTGCAGCTCCGAACGCTCGCGGTGAATCCCAATGCCTTTGTCGCCGAGGTAACTTGCCAATCGGGTGGTTCGCTGTGCCGACTCG belongs to Mycobacterium basiliense and includes:
- a CDS encoding amidohydrolase family protein, producing MTHTAIDCLVNVHFGEAESQPNWMLKVRDDYFNRPESVFAQVGLAELLAEMDEQGVRKAILMDSLANPSSTARKFVEAKPDRFALAMGGVRLLRPVRSLRELSALVKALPVAYAVVGPSFWGDGQYPPSDAVYYPLYAKCAELELPLCVNTGIPGPPIPGEVQHPMHLDRVCVRFPELRLCMIHGADPWWDVAIRLLLKYANLRLMTSAWSPKRLPESLLHFMRTRGKNKVIFASDWPVLPMRRVIPEALALDLPPNVLDNYLCGNAREFFFGEEH
- a CDS encoding acyl-CoA synthetase; translation: MTEWTIGAVLDAIADVIPDRLMTVCDARRSTFAESAQRTTRLASYLGDKGIGIHRERSELQRWECGQDRVALIMFNDLYPDMVIGCLKARAVPVNVNHYYLAGEISDLLDYVRPRVVIYHRCLGARFGEVLPSAGAELMISIEDGSDAPPLPGAVPLDDVLAAGDPQLSVAGSPDDLIMMCTGGTTGRPKGVLWRQGDMYVASMVGADHAHVDEIHQKIRGSGRPWFAVSPLMHAAGMWTAFSAFLNGVPVVLYDDRRKFDVRSVWATAEREGVSMVTMVGDAYAGPLIAELRAHPYGLSALQAIGTGGAATNPKYKRALMECLPHVTIIEGYGSSETGNMAFGHSRGGVASEAFEMRSGGAIASADRTRFLRPGEREIGWAARMGRIPLGYFNDAEATQRTFPEIEGRRVVIPGDRATIEADGSIRLLGRDSLVVNTGGEKVFVEEVEEVLRAHPDVADALVVGRSSERWGQEVVGLVATHPGVSADEHDLYACCISRLAHFKAPKALIFVKQIERLGNGKPNYRWAKQLAEQQLSAKELG